Proteins co-encoded in one Cupriavidus nantongensis genomic window:
- a CDS encoding pyridoxal phosphate-dependent aminotransferase, producing MSADTTLAPLTPPPSRLPNVGTTIFTVMSALAAEKNAVNLGQGFPDFDCDPSIVDAVAAAMRAGHNQYPPMAGVPRLRQAIAAKIASLYGHQYSWDTEITVTAGATQGILTAILCAVHPGDEVIVLEPCYDSYLPAIELAGATAVPVALEAPAFRVPFDKLAAAITPRTRMILVNTPHNPTGTIWRAGDMDQLAQILAGTDILLLSDEVYEHMVYDGQQHQSVSRHPELARRSFVISSFGKTYHVTGWKVGYVAAPAALMAEFRKVHQFNVFTVNTPVQHGLADYMADAAPYLQLSAFYQAKRDFFRAGLAGSRFKLLPSDGTYFQCVDYSAISDLSEADFAMWLTREIGVAAIPVSAFYSQPRESGVVRFCFAKKEETLALALERLAKL from the coding sequence ATGTCCGCAGACACCACGCTCGCCCCACTGACGCCGCCGCCGTCGCGCCTGCCCAACGTCGGCACCACCATCTTCACCGTGATGTCGGCGCTCGCCGCCGAAAAGAACGCGGTCAACCTGGGCCAGGGCTTCCCGGACTTCGACTGCGACCCGAGCATCGTCGATGCCGTGGCCGCTGCCATGCGCGCCGGCCATAACCAGTACCCGCCGATGGCGGGCGTGCCGCGGCTGCGCCAGGCCATCGCCGCCAAGATCGCCAGCCTGTATGGCCACCAGTACAGCTGGGACACCGAGATCACTGTCACCGCTGGCGCCACGCAAGGCATCCTGACCGCGATCCTGTGCGCGGTGCATCCGGGCGACGAAGTGATCGTGCTGGAGCCGTGCTACGACAGCTACCTGCCGGCGATCGAACTGGCCGGTGCCACCGCGGTGCCGGTCGCGCTGGAAGCGCCGGCGTTCCGCGTGCCCTTCGACAAGCTCGCCGCCGCGATCACGCCGCGCACGCGCATGATCCTCGTCAACACGCCGCACAACCCTACCGGCACGATCTGGCGCGCGGGCGACATGGACCAGCTGGCGCAGATCCTGGCCGGCACCGACATCCTGCTGCTGTCGGACGAGGTCTACGAGCATATGGTCTACGATGGCCAGCAGCATCAATCGGTGTCGCGCCATCCCGAGCTGGCGCGCCGCAGCTTCGTCATCTCGAGCTTCGGCAAGACCTATCACGTGACCGGCTGGAAGGTCGGCTACGTCGCCGCGCCCGCCGCGCTGATGGCCGAGTTCCGCAAGGTGCACCAGTTCAACGTGTTCACGGTGAATACGCCGGTGCAGCACGGCCTCGCCGACTATATGGCCGACGCCGCGCCCTACCTGCAGCTGTCGGCGTTCTACCAGGCCAAGCGCGATTTCTTCCGCGCCGGGCTGGCGGGCTCGCGCTTCAAGCTGCTGCCGTCGGACGGCACGTATTTCCAGTGCGTCGATTATTCCGCGATCTCGGACCTGAGCGAGGCCGACTTCGCCATGTGGCTGACGCGCGAGATCGGCGTGGCCGCGATTCCGGTCTCGGCCTTCTACTCGCAGCCGCGCGAATCGGGCGTGGTGCGGTTCTGCTTTGCGAAGAAGGAAGAAACACTGGCGCTGGCGCTGGAGCGGCTGGCGAAGCTTTGA
- a CDS encoding PIN domain-containing protein, with product MRLDTTATIPPAGTAGDAGRPAGITSAPRVVLDSNIWVDLLVFQDPHVEPIRAALEAGTIAPVIRADCREELRRVLAYPQFARFEVDIGAALATVDRLASLEAPPPQADCDAIRLPRCKDTDDQKFVELAHFAGAACLVSKDKAVLKLRSRLRRSSGVEVMTPPAFGAWLAALGPATAADPL from the coding sequence ATGCGCCTCGACACCACCGCAACCATCCCGCCCGCCGGCACTGCCGGGGACGCCGGCCGCCCCGCCGGCATCACATCCGCGCCGCGCGTGGTGCTCGACTCCAATATCTGGGTGGACCTGCTGGTGTTCCAGGACCCGCATGTCGAGCCGATCCGCGCCGCGCTGGAAGCCGGCACCATCGCCCCGGTGATCCGCGCCGACTGCCGCGAGGAACTGCGCCGGGTGCTGGCCTATCCGCAATTTGCCCGTTTTGAAGTCGATATCGGCGCCGCGCTGGCCACCGTCGACCGCCTCGCCAGTCTCGAAGCGCCGCCGCCGCAGGCCGACTGCGATGCGATCCGCCTGCCGCGCTGCAAGGACACGGATGACCAGAAGTTCGTCGAGCTGGCCCACTTTGCCGGCGCCGCCTGCCTGGTGTCGAAGGACAAGGCCGTGCTCAAGCTGCGCAGCCGCCTGCGCCGCAGCAGCGGCGTGGAAGTGATGACGCCGCCGGCATTCGGCGCCTGGCTGGCCGCGCTGGGCCCGGCCACGGCCGCCGATCCGCTTTAG
- the yaaA gene encoding peroxide stress protein YaaA, giving the protein MLIVLSPAKSLDYETPARIKSHTLPRFIDRSAALIERLRRLAPQDVGALMDISDKLAVLNVTRYADWSPNFTAANSKQAVLAFNGDVYDGLDAKSLSADELGFAQKHLRILSGLYGVLRPLDWMQPYRLEMGTRLDNAAGKDLYAFWGDDVTQLLNADMAQLKQEGAPVLVNLASEEYFKVVRPKVLQARIVTPVFEDWKGGRYKIISFHAKRARGTMARYAVTHRVTEPDKLKRFAEDGYAFDQAASDATRWVFRRRLED; this is encoded by the coding sequence ATGCTCATCGTTTTGTCTCCCGCCAAGTCGCTGGACTACGAGACTCCCGCCCGCATCAAGTCCCACACGCTGCCGCGCTTTATCGACCGTTCCGCCGCGCTGATCGAGCGCCTGCGCCGGCTCGCGCCGCAGGACGTGGGCGCGCTGATGGACATCTCCGACAAGCTCGCGGTGCTCAACGTGACGCGCTACGCCGACTGGTCGCCGAACTTCACCGCGGCCAACAGCAAGCAGGCGGTGCTGGCCTTCAACGGCGATGTCTACGACGGCCTCGACGCGAAATCGCTGTCGGCCGACGAGCTTGGCTTTGCGCAGAAGCACCTGCGCATCCTGTCCGGCCTGTACGGCGTGCTGCGCCCGCTCGACTGGATGCAGCCGTACCGGCTCGAAATGGGCACGCGCCTGGACAATGCCGCCGGCAAGGACCTGTACGCGTTCTGGGGCGACGACGTCACGCAGCTGCTCAACGCCGACATGGCGCAGCTCAAGCAGGAAGGCGCGCCGGTGCTGGTCAACCTGGCCTCGGAAGAGTATTTCAAGGTGGTGCGGCCCAAGGTGCTGCAGGCGCGCATCGTCACGCCGGTGTTCGAGGACTGGAAGGGCGGCCGCTACAAGATCATTTCGTTCCACGCCAAGCGGGCGCGCGGCACCATGGCGCGCTACGCCGTGACGCACCGCGTGACCGAGCCGGACAAGCTCAAGCGCTTCGCCGAAGATGGCTATGCCTTCGACCAGGCGGCCTCGGACGCGACCCGCTGGGTGTTCCGCCGTCGCCTCGAAGACTGA
- a CDS encoding M14 family metallopeptidase, which yields MLHISSHFDSGAIEVEALDRADDIRLRIRADSHADFRQWFHFRLQGAAGQACRMHFLNAGDCTYPDGWRDYRAVASYDRANWFRVPTRFDGQVMTVEVTPEHDSIWFAYFEPYPDERHLSLLASCQRSPLARLSHLGSTVDGRDMTRVTIGEPGPGKSTIWMIARQHPGESMAEWFVEGVLQRLTGTGMWAGDPVARKLLERAVFHIVPNMNPDGSARGNLRTNGAGANLNREWMAPSPESSPEVYHVRRAIEASGCDMFFDIHGDEGLPYNFVAGSEMLPGFTEARRREQQRFIEAFKRASPDFQDVHGYAASKYNADALKLASKYIGHTYGCLALTLEMPFKDNADLPDPAVGWNGARSALLGTAMLQAILDYLG from the coding sequence ATGCTGCATATCTCTTCGCATTTCGATTCCGGAGCCATCGAGGTCGAGGCGCTCGACCGCGCCGACGATATCCGCCTGCGCATCCGTGCCGATTCGCATGCCGACTTCCGCCAGTGGTTCCACTTCCGTTTGCAGGGCGCGGCCGGGCAGGCCTGCCGCATGCATTTCCTGAACGCGGGCGACTGCACCTATCCGGACGGCTGGCGCGACTACCGCGCGGTGGCGTCGTACGACCGCGCCAACTGGTTCCGCGTGCCGACGCGTTTCGACGGCCAGGTGATGACCGTGGAAGTCACGCCCGAGCACGACAGCATCTGGTTCGCGTATTTCGAGCCGTATCCGGATGAGCGCCACCTGTCGTTGCTGGCAAGCTGCCAGCGCTCGCCGCTGGCGCGGCTGTCGCACCTGGGCAGCACCGTCGACGGCCGCGACATGACGCGCGTCACCATCGGCGAACCCGGTCCGGGCAAGTCCACCATCTGGATGATCGCGCGCCAGCACCCGGGCGAGAGCATGGCCGAGTGGTTCGTCGAAGGCGTGCTGCAGCGGCTGACCGGCACCGGCATGTGGGCGGGCGACCCGGTCGCGCGCAAGCTGCTCGAGCGCGCGGTGTTCCATATCGTGCCGAACATGAACCCCGACGGCTCGGCGCGCGGCAACCTGCGCACCAACGGCGCCGGTGCCAACCTGAACCGCGAGTGGATGGCGCCGAGCCCGGAGTCCAGCCCCGAGGTCTACCACGTGCGCCGCGCGATCGAGGCCAGCGGCTGCGACATGTTCTTCGATATCCACGGCGACGAGGGCCTGCCGTACAACTTCGTCGCCGGCAGCGAGATGCTGCCGGGCTTCACCGAAGCGCGCCGGCGCGAGCAGCAGCGCTTTATCGAGGCCTTCAAGCGGGCCTCGCCGGATTTCCAGGACGTGCATGGCTATGCGGCCAGCAAGTACAACGCCGACGCGCTCAAGCTGGCGTCGAAGTACATCGGCCATACCTACGGCTGCCTGGCGCTGACGCTGGAGATGCCGTTCAAGGACAACGCCGACCTGCCGGATCCGGCGGTGGGATGGAATGGCGCGCGCAGCGCGCTGCTGGGAACGGCGATGCTGCAGGCGATATTGGATTACCTGGGCTGA
- a CDS encoding IS110 family transposase: MHPQGRESNQGPRPNAGIDVSKEHLDASWNDQCLRLSNDASGWNELAGKFKASEVDLVVIEATGGYERGLVCTLQQAGLEVARVNPRQARDFAKSMGMLAKTDQVDARCLRDFANVLARHQDRQKYVTARLEAHREQLTSLMTRRRQLLEMRVAEGNRLEKASPEAARSIRAVIRTLDKQIGQIDKDVDWHIEKHFKDQRALLEAVKGVGAVTTMTLLAALPELGKLGRRAIGKLVGVAPLANDSGKRQGPRRIWGGRGEVRAVLYMATLSAKRYNPAIASFYQRLLAAGKAKKVAIVACMRKLLTILNAMARDGAVWDPTKHAMPSVKP; this comes from the coding sequence ATGCATCCGCAAGGCAGGGAATCGAACCAAGGACCACGGCCCAACGCTGGAATTGACGTATCCAAAGAGCATCTCGATGCTTCCTGGAACGATCAGTGTCTGCGCTTGAGCAATGACGCCTCGGGATGGAACGAGCTGGCCGGGAAATTCAAAGCGTCCGAAGTTGATCTGGTGGTGATTGAGGCCACCGGTGGTTATGAGCGTGGGCTGGTTTGTACGCTCCAGCAGGCCGGTCTTGAAGTTGCGCGCGTGAATCCGCGCCAGGCCCGCGACTTTGCCAAGTCGATGGGCATGTTGGCCAAGACCGACCAGGTGGACGCCCGGTGTTTGCGAGACTTCGCCAACGTGCTGGCGCGCCATCAGGACCGCCAAAAGTACGTCACAGCCCGGTTGGAAGCGCATCGCGAGCAACTGACATCGCTGATGACGCGCCGCAGGCAGTTGCTGGAGATGCGTGTGGCCGAAGGCAATCGCTTGGAAAAGGCGTCGCCAGAGGCAGCACGCAGCATCCGGGCGGTGATTCGCACGCTGGACAAACAGATAGGCCAAATCGACAAGGATGTGGACTGGCACATCGAAAAGCACTTCAAAGACCAGCGTGCGCTGCTTGAAGCGGTCAAAGGTGTCGGCGCGGTGACCACCATGACGTTGTTGGCGGCACTGCCGGAGTTGGGCAAGCTGGGGCGAAGGGCCATCGGCAAGCTCGTCGGTGTTGCTCCGCTGGCCAATGACTCTGGCAAACGGCAAGGTCCACGCCGCATCTGGGGCGGACGTGGCGAAGTGCGCGCGGTGCTGTACATGGCTACGCTGTCGGCCAAGCGCTATAACCCGGCTATTGCTTCGTTCTACCAGCGCCTGCTGGCGGCCGGCAAGGCCAAGAAAGTTGCCATCGTTGCCTGCATGCGCAAGCTCCTTACCATCCTGAATGCGATGGCCAGAGACGGCGCAGTGTGGGACCCGACTAAGCATGCTATGCCGTCCGTCAAACCTTGA
- a CDS encoding BspC domain-containing protein translates to MIRRISAMLGSRLRMVAAAVAGAIALAGCANLPDEAAGTAATPAPAPATATPAPVPARPAAVPAPAASASPPTKTINLPDRGRVSLSEYRARMREQLMKTENASSDVADCAAHASWVVPRSATYDALKIPTGALAAGQATTEPWSGRFSPGKQAVPVSSVVTFAATAHKRKGSDDWQPVKVRCGYDDGMMLAYELLDSSGATISEPAAAPAVPTATRTSASKSRKAAKGKSTASKSGKASASKSVKSSSTKSTSAKAGSKSKKKQ, encoded by the coding sequence GTGATCCGACGAATCTCCGCAATGCTCGGCAGCCGGCTGCGCATGGTGGCCGCCGCCGTAGCCGGTGCGATCGCGCTGGCAGGCTGCGCCAACCTGCCGGACGAAGCCGCCGGCACCGCCGCCACCCCGGCGCCCGCTCCTGCAACCGCCACACCCGCACCGGTCCCAGCCCGCCCCGCCGCTGTCCCCGCCCCGGCAGCCTCCGCTTCGCCTCCCACCAAGACCATCAACCTGCCCGACCGCGGCCGCGTCAGCCTGTCCGAGTACCGCGCGCGCATGCGCGAACAGCTGATGAAGACCGAGAACGCCAGCAGCGACGTGGCCGACTGCGCCGCGCACGCCAGCTGGGTGGTGCCGCGCTCGGCCACCTACGATGCGCTGAAGATCCCCACCGGCGCGCTCGCCGCCGGGCAAGCCACCACCGAACCCTGGAGCGGGCGTTTCTCGCCGGGCAAGCAGGCGGTGCCGGTCAGCTCGGTGGTCACCTTCGCCGCCACCGCGCACAAGCGCAAGGGCAGCGACGACTGGCAGCCGGTCAAGGTGCGCTGCGGCTATGACGACGGCATGATGCTGGCGTACGAGCTGCTCGACAGCAGCGGCGCCACCATCAGCGAGCCCGCCGCCGCACCGGCGGTGCCCACCGCCACGCGCACCTCGGCCAGCAAGAGCCGCAAGGCGGCCAAGGGCAAAAGCACGGCGTCGAAGTCGGGCAAGGCTTCGGCATCGAAGTCGGTGAAGTCCTCTTCGACCAAGTCGACATCGGCGAAGGCGGGCAGCAAGAGCAAGAAGAAGCAGTAG
- a CDS encoding N-formylglutamate amidohydrolase, translating into MTDTDRTSADSPFCLYQPEGEPAALFLDSPHSATTYPTDFRPDPALPLPLLRQAEDTFVDELYAGAPARGIPLLCAGFPRSYLDANRALEEIDEALLDAPWPGAKQETAKTRLGKGLVWRVLDTGEAIYDRKLSVAEVQARIERCYLPYYAQLQKLAERAVASHGSAWHINCHSMPSHAAPFATEFPGLEHPDFVVGDRDGTTCDKRFTDRVEGLLKEMGYEVWRNHPYKGVEIVRVVGQPQAGRHSLQLEVNRKLYMDEAGLTHTAGFAKLRHDLNSLLDELLRFTRAMPSRVA; encoded by the coding sequence ATGACCGACACCGACCGAACCAGCGCGGACAGTCCGTTCTGCCTGTACCAGCCCGAGGGCGAGCCCGCGGCGCTTTTCCTGGACTCGCCGCACAGCGCGACCACCTACCCGACGGACTTCCGCCCCGATCCCGCGCTGCCGCTGCCGCTGCTGCGCCAGGCCGAGGACACCTTTGTCGACGAGCTCTACGCCGGCGCCCCGGCGCGCGGCATCCCGCTGCTGTGCGCGGGCTTTCCGCGCAGCTACCTCGACGCCAACCGCGCGCTCGAGGAAATCGACGAAGCGCTGCTCGACGCGCCCTGGCCCGGTGCGAAACAGGAGACGGCCAAGACCCGGCTGGGCAAGGGCCTGGTCTGGCGCGTGCTCGACACCGGCGAAGCGATCTACGACCGCAAGCTGAGCGTGGCCGAGGTGCAGGCGCGCATCGAGCGCTGCTACCTGCCCTACTACGCGCAGCTGCAGAAGCTGGCCGAGCGTGCCGTCGCCAGCCATGGCAGCGCCTGGCATATCAACTGCCACTCGATGCCCAGCCACGCCGCGCCGTTCGCGACCGAATTCCCCGGACTGGAGCATCCGGATTTCGTCGTCGGCGACCGCGACGGCACCACCTGCGACAAGCGCTTTACCGACCGGGTCGAGGGGCTGCTCAAGGAGATGGGCTACGAGGTCTGGCGCAACCACCCGTACAAGGGCGTCGAGATCGTGCGCGTGGTCGGACAGCCGCAGGCCGGCCGCCACAGCCTGCAGCTGGAGGTCAACCGCAAGCTCTACATGGACGAGGCCGGCCTCACGCATACCGCCGGCTTTGCCAAGCTGCGGCACGACCTGAACAGCCTGCTCGACGAACTGCTGCGCTTTACGCGCGCGATGCCGTCGCGCGTGGCCTGA
- a CDS encoding tripartite tricarboxylate transporter substrate binding protein BugE, whose amino-acid sequence MQRRHLLRVLAAASATLATGLSFSAAAQSGYPTKPITLVVPFPAGGTTDIVARIVADKLGQQLGQAVVVDNRGGAGGSIGTTFLSKAAPDGYTLGIATASTHGINPAVYPRLSYDATKDFTTITNLASVPNVMSIHPSVKATDMKAFIALAQAQPGKLAYGSAGNGSVSHMMGELFKLSSKTDLLHVPYKGVGPALNDALAGQVQVLFDNLPSSLPFIEGGKLRALAVAAPKRVAALPNVPTFAELGLGEVNDAAWFGLIAPANLPADLQNKLHAAAVKVLALPEVKAKLEKLGATPVGDTPAHFAAQIKSEVAKNKRVAAAAKISLD is encoded by the coding sequence ATGCAACGTCGCCACCTGCTCCGCGTCCTGGCCGCCGCCTCGGCCACCCTTGCCACCGGCCTGTCGTTCAGCGCCGCCGCCCAGTCCGGCTACCCGACCAAGCCGATCACGCTGGTGGTGCCGTTCCCCGCCGGCGGCACCACCGACATCGTCGCGCGCATCGTCGCCGACAAGCTCGGCCAGCAGCTGGGCCAGGCCGTGGTGGTCGACAACCGCGGCGGCGCCGGCGGCAGCATCGGCACCACCTTCCTGTCCAAGGCCGCGCCGGACGGCTATACGCTGGGCATCGCCACGGCCTCGACCCACGGCATCAACCCGGCGGTGTACCCACGCCTGTCCTACGATGCCACCAAGGACTTCACCACCATCACCAACCTCGCCTCGGTGCCGAACGTGATGAGCATCCACCCGTCGGTCAAGGCCACCGACATGAAGGCCTTCATCGCGCTGGCGCAGGCGCAGCCCGGCAAGCTGGCCTATGGCTCGGCCGGCAACGGCAGCGTTTCACACATGATGGGCGAGCTGTTCAAGCTGAGCAGCAAGACCGACCTGCTGCACGTGCCGTACAAGGGCGTGGGCCCGGCGCTGAACGACGCGCTGGCCGGCCAGGTGCAGGTGCTGTTCGACAACCTGCCGTCGTCGCTGCCGTTTATCGAGGGCGGCAAGCTGCGCGCGCTCGCGGTGGCCGCACCCAAGCGCGTGGCCGCGCTGCCCAATGTGCCGACCTTTGCCGAACTCGGCCTGGGCGAAGTCAACGACGCCGCCTGGTTCGGCCTGATCGCGCCGGCCAACCTGCCGGCCGACCTGCAGAACAAGCTGCATGCCGCCGCGGTCAAGGTGCTGGCACTGCCGGAAGTCAAGGCCAAGCTGGAGAAGCTCGGCGCCACGCCGGTGGGCGACACCCCGGCGCACTTTGCCGCGCAGATCAAGAGCGAAGTGGCCAAGAACAAGCGCGTCGCCGCCGCCGCCAAGATCTCGCTCGACTGA
- a CDS encoding LysR substrate-binding domain-containing protein has product MRRLCPSLTELHAFEAAARHNSFTVAARELHVTQGAVSKQVRSLEAYLGVELFQRVRQRLVLTPAGERYLERIGPSLNELEAATVELMAGQGRGGVLHIASMPTLGAKWLIPRLPQFFARHPEVTLEFVPHAQGYDFSEPELDAAIRFGDGVWPGSLADYMTGREVLPVCRPGLLAAEPDGVAPTPAALLRYPLLHHTTVPEAWPDWFATLGLPTRDAWSGARFDQFSLLTQAALSGLGIALIPRCLIEAELASGALVVAHPAQVLAKKGYYLCYPEQKQHLPALRTFRAWVMEGADLARPA; this is encoded by the coding sequence ATGCGACGCCTATGTCCGTCGCTGACCGAGTTGCACGCCTTCGAGGCGGCGGCGCGACACAACAGCTTTACCGTAGCCGCCCGCGAGCTGCATGTCACGCAGGGCGCGGTCAGCAAGCAGGTGCGCAGCCTCGAGGCCTACCTTGGGGTCGAGCTGTTCCAGCGGGTGCGCCAGCGGCTGGTGCTGACCCCCGCGGGCGAGCGCTACCTCGAGCGCATCGGGCCCAGCCTGAACGAGCTGGAAGCCGCCACGGTGGAGCTGATGGCGGGGCAGGGGCGGGGCGGCGTGCTGCATATCGCCAGCATGCCGACGCTGGGCGCCAAGTGGCTGATCCCGCGCCTGCCGCAGTTCTTCGCGCGCCATCCGGAGGTGACGCTGGAGTTCGTGCCGCATGCGCAAGGCTACGATTTTTCCGAGCCGGAGCTCGATGCCGCGATCCGCTTCGGCGATGGCGTCTGGCCCGGCAGCCTGGCCGACTACATGACCGGCCGCGAGGTGTTGCCGGTATGCCGGCCCGGCCTGCTGGCGGCCGAGCCCGATGGCGTCGCGCCGACGCCGGCGGCGTTGCTGCGCTATCCGCTGCTGCACCACACCACCGTGCCCGAGGCCTGGCCCGACTGGTTCGCCACGCTCGGCCTGCCCACGCGCGACGCGTGGAGCGGGGCGCGCTTCGACCAGTTCTCGCTGCTGACGCAGGCGGCGCTGTCGGGGCTGGGCATCGCGCTGATCCCGCGCTGCCTGATCGAGGCAGAGCTGGCCAGCGGCGCGCTGGTGGTGGCGCATCCCGCGCAGGTGCTGGCCAAGAAGGGCTATTACCTTTGCTATCCGGAGCAGAAGCAGCACCTGCCGGCGCTGCGCACGTTCAGGGCGTGGGTGATGGAGGGGGCGGACCTGGCGCGGCCCGCCTGA
- a CDS encoding LysR family transcriptional regulator: MTLDLRQLLAFLAVCEHGSLGRAAAQLNVTQPALSRTIQRLEAQLDAPLFERYATGMVLTAYGEALLPHANLLRHEAEHATEAVRALRGLAAGTIRVGAVASVASVVLPEAIEAVLARWPGLRVRIVEGVGDFLADALLRREIDLAIGIALPENEEICAVADVAWSDSSFVVAAAGHALMARPALRLADTAGCRWVMPPRGTAPFDELQRLFARAGLAPPDIVAETRSIIALKALVARAGFLSWMAAPMYEAEQKAGMILPLPIEGARAPRRLAVYRRRHGILPAPAAKLLEQLRRLTSDVD; this comes from the coding sequence ATGACCCTCGATCTGCGCCAGCTCCTCGCCTTTCTCGCGGTGTGCGAACACGGCAGCCTGGGCCGCGCCGCCGCCCAGCTGAACGTGACCCAGCCGGCCCTGAGCCGTACCATCCAGCGGCTGGAAGCCCAGCTGGATGCGCCGCTGTTCGAGCGCTATGCCACCGGCATGGTGCTGACAGCCTATGGCGAAGCGCTGCTGCCGCATGCCAACCTCTTGCGCCACGAGGCCGAGCACGCCACCGAGGCCGTGCGCGCGCTGCGCGGGCTGGCCGCCGGCACCATCCGCGTGGGCGCCGTGGCCAGCGTCGCCAGCGTGGTGCTGCCGGAGGCGATCGAGGCGGTGCTGGCACGCTGGCCGGGGCTGCGCGTGCGCATCGTCGAAGGGGTGGGAGACTTCCTGGCCGATGCGCTGCTGCGGCGCGAGATCGACCTGGCCATCGGCATCGCCCTGCCGGAAAACGAGGAAATCTGCGCCGTGGCGGATGTGGCCTGGAGCGACAGCAGCTTCGTGGTCGCCGCCGCCGGGCATGCACTGATGGCCCGGCCGGCGCTGCGGCTCGCGGATACGGCCGGTTGCCGCTGGGTCATGCCGCCGCGCGGCACCGCGCCGTTCGACGAACTGCAGCGGCTGTTCGCGCGGGCCGGGCTGGCGCCGCCGGACATCGTCGCCGAAACCCGCTCGATCATTGCGCTCAAGGCGCTGGTGGCACGCGCGGGCTTCCTCAGCTGGATGGCCGCGCCAATGTACGAGGCCGAGCAAAAGGCCGGCATGATCCTGCCGCTGCCCATCGAAGGCGCCCGGGCCCCGCGCCGGCTGGCAGTGTACCGGCGACGCCACGGCATCCTGCCGGCGCCGGCAGCGAAGCTGCTGGAGCAGTTGCGCCGGCTGACCTCGGATGTGGACTGA